A genomic region of Candidatus Eremiobacteraceae bacterium contains the following coding sequences:
- a CDS encoding HU family DNA-binding protein: MAKGMTKSEVIKTLAEKTDVDRKTTIRFMDNLVALVVKEAKRSGEFLIPGLGKAVKANRKARMGRNPATGEAIKIPAKTVVKFRLAKAFKDAVVPPKAKK; this comes from the coding sequence GTGGCCAAGGGTATGACGAAATCCGAAGTCATCAAGACGCTTGCCGAGAAGACGGACGTCGACCGCAAGACCACCATCCGCTTCATGGACAATCTCGTCGCGCTCGTCGTCAAAGAGGCGAAGCGCAGCGGCGAGTTCCTGATCCCCGGACTTGGCAAGGCCGTGAAGGCGAACCGCAAGGCGCGCATGGGCCGCAATCCGGCGACCGGCGAGGCGATCAAGATCCCGGCGAAGACCGTCGTCAAGTTCCGCCTAGCGAAGGCTTTCAAGGACGCGGTAGTTCCGCCCAAAGCGAAGAAGTAG
- a CDS encoding DUF2934 domain-containing protein, with translation MLTAPPIASAFDQIEPAEMPSDVDESARAELDRMIGEAAYYIAEQRGFEPGHELDDWLAAEAQIHDQLAVQR, from the coding sequence ATGCTCACAGCACCACCTATCGCTTCAGCTTTCGATCAAATCGAGCCGGCAGAGATGCCGTCGGACGTCGATGAGTCGGCTAGAGCCGAACTCGATCGCATGATCGGCGAGGCCGCGTACTATATCGCCGAACAGCGCGGCTTCGAGCCAGGTCACGAGCTTGACGACTGGCTCGCCGCGGAAGCGCAGATCCACGATCAGCTCGCGGTCCAGCGCTGA
- a CDS encoding NAD-dependent epimerase/dehydratase family protein: MNVLIIGGSNFLGPHVIDALLRRDHRVTAFNRGRNPSQSRPGVEHVVGDRATDLERLRGRKFDAVVDTCGYFPRIVALSVEMLAPAIASYVFVSSISVYVDPIEPPRDEKSELATIADPTIEEITPESYGPLKALCEKAVIDGADGRALVVRPGLIVGPLDPTDRFTYWPHRAALGGEMLVPGEPGHNISFIDVRDLAEFIAGSVERGTSGVFNASGDTTKSTMGDLIESCLRLSDTRTKATWVDEQFVKAEEIAPWSELPAWIPTGEDTLMWASSAKAVAAGLAYRPLDETVRATLEYTRAKGLDRALKSGLTRDREAELLARWHNREEKAM, encoded by the coding sequence ATGAACGTCCTCATCATCGGCGGATCGAATTTCCTCGGGCCGCACGTGATCGATGCCCTTTTGCGTCGGGACCACCGCGTGACCGCGTTCAACCGCGGCCGCAACCCCTCGCAGTCGAGGCCCGGCGTCGAGCACGTCGTCGGCGATCGAGCGACGGATCTCGAGCGGCTGCGCGGCAGGAAGTTCGATGCGGTGGTCGACACGTGCGGCTATTTCCCTCGCATCGTCGCCTTGTCGGTGGAGATGCTCGCGCCTGCGATAGCATCGTACGTCTTCGTCTCATCGATAAGCGTGTACGTCGATCCGATAGAGCCGCCGCGCGACGAGAAGTCCGAGTTGGCGACTATTGCAGATCCGACGATCGAGGAGATCACGCCGGAGAGCTACGGGCCCCTGAAGGCGCTGTGCGAAAAAGCGGTCATCGACGGCGCGGACGGTCGCGCGCTCGTCGTGCGGCCGGGACTCATCGTCGGTCCGCTCGATCCGACGGATCGTTTCACGTATTGGCCGCACAGAGCGGCGCTCGGCGGCGAGATGCTCGTGCCGGGCGAGCCCGGTCACAACATCTCGTTCATCGACGTGCGCGATCTCGCCGAGTTCATCGCGGGCTCGGTCGAACGTGGAACGTCGGGCGTATTCAACGCGTCCGGAGATACAACGAAGTCGACGATGGGAGATCTCATCGAGTCGTGCTTGCGACTATCCGACACGCGGACGAAGGCGACGTGGGTCGACGAGCAGTTCGTCAAGGCGGAAGAGATCGCGCCCTGGTCCGAGTTGCCGGCCTGGATCCCGACGGGTGAAGACACGCTCATGTGGGCGAGCTCGGCGAAAGCCGTCGCGGCCGGACTGGCGTACCGGCCGCTCGACGAAACCGTGCGCGCAACGCTGGAGTACACGCGTGCGAAGGGCCTCGATCGCGCGCTCAAATCCGGGCTGACGCGCGACCGCGAAGCCGAGCTGCTCGCGCGCTGGCACAATCGCGAAGAGAAGGCTATGTAG
- a CDS encoding BlaI/MecI/CopY family transcriptional regulator — protein sequence MARKASVTLTEVEQRLMEVLWAKGRASVAEVLVGLSQRPKPAFNTVQTMLRILEQKGYIRHDEVGRGFVYYPVVDKASASKAAVKQLLTRFFNDSAGQLAVNLLSEADLSNEDISKVERMIAEAKRR from the coding sequence GTGGCTCGCAAGGCGTCAGTGACGCTCACCGAGGTAGAGCAGCGCTTGATGGAAGTGTTGTGGGCGAAGGGTCGTGCCAGCGTCGCGGAAGTTCTCGTCGGCCTGTCGCAACGGCCGAAGCCCGCATTCAACACCGTCCAGACGATGCTGCGCATACTCGAGCAGAAGGGCTACATCCGCCATGACGAAGTCGGGCGCGGTTTCGTCTACTATCCGGTGGTCGACAAGGCGTCTGCCTCGAAGGCCGCCGTCAAACAGCTCCTAACACGGTTCTTCAACGATTCCGCCGGCCAACTCGCGGTCAACCTCCTCAGCGAGGCAGATCTGTCGAATGAGGATATCTCAAAGGTCGAGCGGATGATCGCGGAGGCGAAGCGCCGATGA
- a CDS encoding M56 family metallopeptidase, which produces MITLPHAAWAIVNSIWQGAVIAAIAWTALRLARRASAAVRYYVWAAVLVAALVLPIINLFAPERIITIAPEVAKQAQDVPTQPSAVHASVSVAPAPRQTVTHADLATTNAIAVHPKPSYVIAHPTQTLTKVRQTSATPLAAIASVRADLSRAISDVDLAAIAAGQWLQARIVFAFGLWLAIGALQFARLGWGLYRLSTIKRGLVRLDDPAVDAMRRSVSRPVAVAKSDEVGSPCVIGYAHPVIALPSSLVRTLDEADLHRVLAHELGHVRRFDDWANLVQQCIRAALFFNPIVHVACRALDVNREIACDDLVAAGHADRIEYAKCLTEIARRGAYVEHLVPAAGFFPDRGQIVVRIEQLLDRDHAGSARVGVVPAASAIAVIIAVAALAAHQLPALAISTPPAPKPPVSAPASAWAELDKARSAEAAALYQSANKEPSFAAEDVAALAQAQAALAVAHLNLTRVSAHATSAVLAEEPKIAMAMARSRIAIAPHIAAAMARSLSMVRPQIALAPRIAMMAAQSQLGLAPKAPQSSSEEDFLDALAAAGYSHLSVDDLIAIRNSGVTSSYLRALKQYGVLPMPAHTLIALADSGVSAATIASMAAAGYAGLKAEDLISLQNSGATLALVQSAKASLRPAPSVQDLVALANAGVTPEYIDALAKSGYAKLSAASIVKLQNAGVSSSYLIDLAKLGHVGMSVDSLIALANAGVSPDYIHALAGLGYSGVSTDDLIRMMNAGVTPDLIKRLRAHGFSETLSVDELIKLANNGF; this is translated from the coding sequence ATGATCACGCTACCACACGCCGCGTGGGCTATCGTCAATTCCATCTGGCAAGGCGCCGTCATCGCGGCCATCGCCTGGACCGCGCTTCGGCTCGCACGGCGTGCGAGCGCGGCCGTGCGCTACTATGTCTGGGCAGCGGTGCTCGTCGCCGCGCTCGTCCTGCCGATCATCAACCTCTTCGCGCCGGAGCGGATCATCACGATCGCGCCCGAGGTCGCAAAGCAAGCACAAGATGTGCCGACCCAGCCGAGTGCCGTCCACGCGAGTGTGTCCGTTGCGCCTGCACCTCGGCAAACGGTGACTCACGCCGATCTCGCGACAACGAACGCGATCGCCGTACATCCCAAACCGTCGTACGTCATCGCACATCCGACGCAGACGCTCACGAAAGTCCGGCAGACCTCCGCTACGCCACTGGCTGCGATCGCATCAGTCCGCGCAGATCTGAGCCGCGCGATTTCCGACGTCGACCTTGCCGCGATCGCCGCCGGCCAATGGCTGCAGGCGCGGATCGTTTTCGCATTCGGATTGTGGCTCGCGATCGGGGCACTGCAGTTCGCCCGTCTCGGTTGGGGCCTCTACCGGCTTTCCACGATCAAACGCGGACTGGTCCGCCTGGACGATCCGGCGGTCGATGCGATGCGCCGATCCGTGTCGCGGCCAGTCGCGGTCGCGAAATCGGACGAAGTCGGGTCGCCGTGCGTCATCGGCTACGCGCATCCCGTCATCGCGCTGCCGTCGTCGCTCGTCCGAACCCTCGACGAAGCAGACCTCCATAGAGTGCTGGCTCACGAGCTGGGCCACGTGCGTCGCTTCGACGATTGGGCGAACCTCGTCCAGCAATGCATCCGCGCCGCGCTGTTCTTCAATCCGATAGTGCACGTCGCGTGCCGCGCGCTCGACGTGAACCGCGAGATCGCGTGCGACGACCTCGTCGCCGCAGGCCACGCGGACCGCATCGAGTACGCGAAGTGCCTCACCGAGATCGCGCGCCGCGGCGCGTACGTCGAGCATCTCGTGCCGGCAGCCGGTTTCTTCCCGGATCGCGGCCAGATCGTCGTACGCATCGAACAGCTCCTCGACCGCGATCACGCGGGTTCCGCGCGCGTCGGCGTCGTGCCGGCCGCAAGCGCGATCGCGGTCATCATCGCGGTCGCCGCCCTCGCGGCGCATCAGCTGCCCGCGCTCGCGATATCCACACCGCCGGCTCCCAAGCCGCCCGTGTCTGCGCCGGCATCCGCCTGGGCAGAGCTCGACAAGGCGCGCAGCGCCGAGGCCGCGGCGCTCTACCAGTCGGCGAACAAGGAGCCGTCGTTTGCCGCCGAGGATGTCGCGGCGCTCGCGCAAGCTCAGGCGGCGCTCGCCGTGGCGCACCTCAACTTGACGCGCGTCAGCGCACACGCGACGAGTGCGGTTCTCGCCGAAGAACCCAAGATAGCGATGGCGATGGCGCGATCGAGAATCGCGATCGCGCCGCATATCGCGGCGGCGATGGCCCGATCGCTCTCGATGGTCCGACCGCAGATCGCGCTCGCCCCGCGCATCGCGATGATGGCAGCACAGTCGCAGTTGGGGCTCGCCCCGAAGGCCCCGCAGTCATCGTCGGAAGAGGACTTCCTCGACGCCCTTGCCGCGGCCGGCTACTCGCATCTATCGGTCGACGACCTGATCGCGATCCGCAACTCCGGCGTCACAAGCTCGTATCTCCGGGCGCTCAAGCAATACGGCGTCTTGCCGATGCCGGCGCACACGCTCATCGCGCTCGCCGACTCCGGCGTGAGCGCCGCTACGATCGCTTCGATGGCCGCCGCGGGCTATGCCGGGCTCAAAGCCGAGGACCTCATCTCGCTTCAGAACTCGGGGGCGACTCTCGCACTCGTACAATCGGCGAAGGCGTCGCTTCGGCCGGCCCCGTCGGTGCAGGACCTCGTCGCTCTTGCGAACGCGGGCGTCACGCCCGAATACATCGACGCGCTCGCCAAAAGCGGCTACGCGAAGCTCAGCGCTGCATCGATCGTCAAGCTGCAGAACGCGGGCGTCTCGTCGTCATACCTCATCGATCTGGCAAAGCTCGGCCACGTGGGGATGAGCGTCGATTCGCTCATCGCGCTTGCGAACGCCGGCGTATCGCCGGACTACATCCACGCCCTCGCCGGCCTCGGTTACTCGGGAGTATCGACCGACGATCTCATCCGGATGATGAACGCGGGCGTGACCCCCGACCTCATCAAGCGGCTGCGCGCACACGGCTTCAGCGAAACGCTTTCGGTCGACGAGCTCATCAAGCTCGCGAACAACGGCTTCTAA
- a CDS encoding IS481 family transposase, with translation MYCTTNSTRGELRQKMIDLHRAGITVTTISERLRVARTTVYRWLQRESRESRSPIPRYQPRKTPAIVEELVRQVREETGGGPWLIGIRLTMPTSTVYKILCRLGINRLAKPMPPAAPHRYEYARPGELVHVDVKKLGTKGLVPLPRSIRSQIGHQCLHVMLDDCSRWVFCAIYPDESAASCAEFLERGIAQFASLGATVERVLTDNGSGYTSERWRNTCELLGVRHARTRPHHPQTNGKVERWHRTLMHEAIKDARVLPSLQARETIIYNFANFYNTQRPHKALNGKAPLHKLAQARKV, from the coding sequence ATGTATTGTACCACGAACTCGACCCGCGGCGAACTGCGTCAAAAGATGATCGACCTGCACCGCGCCGGCATTACCGTCACGACGATCAGCGAGCGCCTGCGGGTCGCTCGCACGACGGTCTACCGCTGGCTCCAGCGGGAGAGCCGCGAAAGCCGATCGCCCATCCCGCGTTATCAGCCGCGCAAGACGCCGGCGATCGTCGAGGAGTTGGTCCGCCAGGTGCGCGAGGAGACCGGCGGCGGCCCGTGGCTCATTGGCATCCGGCTCACGATGCCGACATCGACCGTCTACAAGATCCTGTGCCGGCTTGGGATCAACCGGCTCGCCAAGCCGATGCCGCCCGCGGCACCCCACCGCTACGAGTACGCCCGTCCAGGCGAGCTCGTCCACGTCGACGTCAAGAAACTCGGCACAAAAGGCCTCGTTCCGCTGCCGCGCAGTATCCGGTCGCAGATCGGCCACCAGTGCTTGCACGTCATGCTCGACGATTGCTCGCGTTGGGTCTTCTGCGCGATCTATCCCGACGAGAGCGCCGCGTCATGCGCTGAGTTCCTCGAGCGTGGCATCGCGCAGTTCGCGTCGCTGGGCGCGACCGTCGAGCGCGTCCTCACCGACAACGGATCGGGATACACCAGCGAGCGTTGGCGCAACACGTGCGAGTTGCTCGGCGTGCGCCACGCGCGGACCCGACCGCACCATCCCCAAACCAACGGGAAGGTCGAGCGCTGGCACCGGACACTCATGCACGAGGCGATCAAGGATGCCCGGGTGCTGCCCAGCTTGCAGGCGCGCGAGACGATCATCTACAACTTCGCGAACTTCTACAACACCCAGCGACCGCACAAAGCGCTCAACGGGAAGGCACCCCTGCACAAGCTCGCGCAGGCTCGCAAAGTGTAG
- the glgA gene encoding glycogen synthase GlgA, translated as MATPRVLFVTSEMYPLAHTGGLGDVSAALPAALRALGADVRVMLPMYRGVRERAVKHARPVAVPGTDGVFIVAARTPDTDIPVLLVDSPALFDRDGSLYVDGSGADWPDNSIRFAMLSKVASIVASASSPIGWSPQLLHANDWQTGLAVALLATRREGRPPTVFTIHNLTFLGLLPRAAFAELGLPLQAFGIHGVEFYGDVSLMKAGISYADRITTVSPTYAREIQTRDFGAGLDGLLSERSAHLSGILNGADYVRWNPTTDAHIAARYDSMSLDGKRVCKTALQRELKLEERADAFVIGSVSRLTTQKGLDLLMRALPAVLDARTQIVLLGSGDRGLERAWVDAARRHPGQVGVRTGFDEPLSHRIEAGADAFVMPSRFEPCGLNQMYSLRYGTPPIVHRVGGLADTVDDGVTGFSFAEATPAALAKAIKRARTTFADPHAWRAMQLRGMQKDFSWPRSAKLYLEVYSQLLKA; from the coding sequence ATGGCGACGCCGCGCGTCCTCTTCGTGACGAGCGAAATGTACCCGCTGGCGCACACCGGTGGACTTGGCGACGTCTCTGCCGCGCTGCCCGCCGCCCTACGAGCACTCGGCGCCGATGTGCGCGTCATGCTCCCGATGTATCGCGGCGTCCGCGAGCGTGCCGTGAAGCACGCGCGGCCTGTCGCAGTGCCCGGCACAGACGGCGTTTTCATCGTCGCCGCGCGAACGCCGGACACCGACATCCCCGTGCTTCTCGTCGATAGCCCGGCGCTCTTCGATCGCGATGGCAGCCTCTACGTCGACGGATCGGGCGCCGATTGGCCCGACAATTCGATCCGCTTCGCGATGCTCTCGAAGGTCGCATCGATCGTGGCGAGCGCCTCGAGTCCGATCGGTTGGTCGCCGCAGCTGCTCCACGCGAACGATTGGCAGACGGGCCTTGCCGTCGCCCTGCTCGCGACCAGAAGAGAAGGCCGCCCGCCGACTGTCTTCACCATCCATAACCTGACCTTCTTGGGGCTGCTGCCGCGCGCGGCGTTCGCCGAACTCGGTTTGCCGCTCCAAGCCTTCGGGATCCATGGAGTCGAGTTCTACGGCGACGTCTCGCTCATGAAGGCGGGCATCTCGTACGCCGATCGCATCACGACCGTGAGCCCGACCTACGCGCGTGAGATACAGACGCGCGATTTCGGCGCCGGCCTCGACGGGCTACTGTCCGAACGGTCTGCACATCTCAGCGGCATCCTCAACGGTGCCGACTACGTGCGCTGGAATCCCACAACCGACGCGCACATCGCGGCGCGCTACGACTCGATGTCGCTCGACGGCAAGAGGGTGTGCAAGACAGCGCTGCAGCGCGAGCTCAAACTGGAGGAGCGAGCCGACGCGTTTGTGATCGGCAGCGTCTCGCGCCTGACGACGCAAAAGGGGCTCGATCTTCTGATGCGCGCACTGCCGGCGGTTCTAGACGCGAGGACGCAGATCGTCCTGCTTGGATCCGGTGATCGAGGACTCGAACGCGCGTGGGTCGATGCTGCACGACGCCATCCCGGACAGGTCGGCGTCCGCACGGGGTTTGACGAACCCCTTTCGCATCGGATCGAGGCAGGAGCCGACGCATTCGTCATGCCGTCGCGCTTCGAGCCGTGCGGGCTCAACCAGATGTACAGTTTGCGCTACGGCACGCCGCCGATCGTCCATCGTGTTGGCGGCCTTGCCGATACGGTCGATGACGGCGTCACCGGCTTCTCTTTTGCCGAAGCGACGCCGGCAGCGCTCGCGAAGGCGATCAAACGCGCGCGCACGACTTTCGCCGACCCGCACGCCTGGCGCGCGATGCAGCTGCGCGGCATGCAGAAAGACTTCAGTTGGCCTCGATCCGCGAAGCTGTACCTCGAGGTCTATAGCCAGCTACTCAAGGCGTAG
- the glgB gene encoding 1,4-alpha-glucan branching protein GlgB yields MELLADARVTALIESRSHDPFGILGQHAENGGWEIRAFLPEAQRASVETPDGLQLMERVGSTALFTLHSPTQLPGPYRIFWERDGIRHDDFDPYCFGPIISDFDLHLFGEGKLLEAYRVFGAQLTTIDGVDGVAFTTWAPNAERASVVGDFNGWDGRRHPMRSRGSSGVWELFVPGVAAGAVYKFEFRNRQTGGVIVKSDPFARGYEHRPGTASVVVAPSTHRWTDGAWMTSRLHWDWLHKPISCYEVHLGSWRRHGDGSYYGYRETAGVLANYARDLGFTHVELMPVSEHPLDESWGYQTTGYFAPTSRFGSPDDFRAFVDRMHAEGIGVIVDWVPAHFPRDDWALARYDGTPLFEHEDPRLGSHPDWGTLIFNYGRNEVRGFLLSSALCWLDEFHVDGLRVDAVASMLYLDYSRKEGEWVPNRHGGRENLDAIEFLRELNVLVHERHPGALTIAEESTAWPMVSRPTYLGGLGFSLKWNMGWMNDTLRYMEDDPIHRRYHHDMLTFSQLYAYTENFVLPLSHDEVVHGKHSLLDKMPGDPWRKFANLRLLLTYQATHPGKKLLFMGGEFGQGEEWKATRELAWSLLDVPWHAGIRAAVKDLNSLYSSLPALYARDFEHSGFDWIDCNDADASVLTFIRHGGGQFVVVILNFTPVPRYAYHIGVPEGGRYLEIFNGDSALYGGSNLGNGGAVETSDEPHLGRPHSMYVLAPPLAGVILIPERFT; encoded by the coding sequence ATGGAGCTCTTAGCAGACGCGCGCGTCACCGCGCTCATCGAATCGCGCAGTCACGACCCGTTCGGGATCCTCGGTCAACACGCGGAGAACGGCGGTTGGGAGATCCGCGCGTTTCTGCCCGAGGCTCAGCGCGCATCCGTCGAGACGCCCGATGGTTTGCAACTGATGGAGCGCGTCGGATCGACCGCGCTGTTCACCCTGCATTCGCCGACTCAGCTGCCCGGCCCGTATCGCATCTTTTGGGAGCGCGACGGCATCCGGCACGACGACTTCGATCCGTATTGCTTCGGACCGATCATCTCCGATTTCGATCTTCATCTGTTCGGCGAGGGCAAGCTGCTCGAGGCGTATCGGGTTTTCGGCGCGCAACTGACGACGATCGACGGCGTGGACGGCGTCGCGTTCACGACATGGGCGCCGAATGCGGAGCGCGCGAGCGTCGTCGGCGATTTCAACGGCTGGGATGGGCGGCGCCATCCGATGCGCAGCCGGGGCTCGTCAGGTGTCTGGGAGTTGTTCGTCCCCGGCGTCGCAGCGGGCGCCGTGTACAAATTCGAGTTTCGAAATCGGCAGACCGGCGGCGTCATCGTCAAGTCCGATCCGTTCGCGCGTGGGTACGAGCATCGGCCCGGAACGGCGTCGGTCGTCGTCGCGCCGAGCACGCACCGCTGGACGGACGGCGCGTGGATGACGTCGCGCCTCCATTGGGACTGGCTGCACAAACCGATCTCGTGCTACGAGGTCCACCTCGGGTCGTGGCGGCGGCACGGCGACGGGTCGTACTATGGCTATCGCGAGACCGCCGGCGTGCTCGCGAACTATGCGCGCGACCTTGGCTTCACGCATGTCGAGCTGATGCCGGTCAGCGAGCACCCGTTGGACGAATCGTGGGGTTATCAGACGACTGGCTATTTCGCCCCGACGAGTCGTTTCGGCTCGCCCGATGATTTTCGTGCGTTCGTCGATCGGATGCATGCCGAAGGGATCGGCGTCATCGTCGATTGGGTGCCGGCGCATTTTCCGCGCGATGATTGGGCGCTCGCGCGCTACGACGGCACGCCGCTCTTCGAGCACGAGGATCCGCGGCTCGGCTCGCATCCCGATTGGGGCACGCTCATCTTCAACTACGGGCGTAATGAAGTACGCGGCTTCTTGTTGTCGAGCGCGCTGTGCTGGCTCGACGAATTCCATGTCGACGGACTGCGCGTCGACGCCGTCGCGTCGATGCTCTACCTCGACTACTCGCGCAAAGAAGGCGAGTGGGTGCCCAACCGGCACGGTGGCCGAGAGAATCTTGACGCGATCGAGTTCCTGCGCGAGCTGAACGTGCTCGTCCACGAACGGCATCCCGGCGCGTTGACGATCGCTGAGGAGTCGACGGCATGGCCGATGGTGTCGCGCCCGACGTATCTCGGCGGACTCGGATTCTCGCTCAAGTGGAACATGGGCTGGATGAACGACACGCTACGATATATGGAAGACGACCCGATCCATCGGCGCTACCATCACGATATGCTCACGTTCAGCCAGCTCTACGCATATACGGAAAACTTCGTGCTTCCACTGTCGCACGACGAAGTCGTCCACGGCAAGCACTCGCTGCTCGATAAGATGCCCGGCGATCCTTGGCGCAAGTTCGCCAACCTTCGCTTACTGCTGACTTACCAGGCGACGCATCCGGGCAAGAAGCTGCTGTTCATGGGCGGCGAGTTCGGCCAGGGCGAGGAATGGAAAGCGACGCGCGAGCTCGCGTGGTCGCTGCTCGACGTGCCGTGGCACGCCGGCATCCGCGCGGCTGTCAAGGATCTCAACAGCTTGTATTCATCGCTGCCGGCGTTGTATGCCCGGGACTTCGAGCACTCGGGCTTCGACTGGATCGACTGCAACGACGCCGATGCCTCGGTGCTGACGTTCATCCGGCACGGCGGCGGCCAGTTCGTCGTCGTCATCTTGAACTTCACGCCGGTGCCGCGCTACGCGTACCATATCGGCGTGCCCGAAGGCGGCCGCTATCTCGAGATATTCAATGGCGATTCCGCGCTCTACGGCGGATCGAATCTCGGCAACGGCGGCGCGGTCGAGACGAGCGACGAGCCGCATCTCGGGCGCCCGCACTCGATGTACGTGCTCGCGCCGCCGCTCGCCGGCGTCATCCTGATCCCCGAGCGCTTCACATGA
- the glgC gene encoding glucose-1-phosphate adenylyltransferase has product MLSAPEQSRYVSLLTKSTLALILAGGRGARLRQLTDWRAKPAVPFGGKFRIIDFPLSNCINSGIRRIGVVTQYKAHSLMRHIQRGWGFLRGEFNEFVELLPASQRVEETLWYQGTADSIYQNLDIIRAHSPERVLVLAGDQVYKMDYGQMLAQHAAQGSDVTVGCIEVPLERASAFGVMAVDHDDLIIAFAEKPDEPTPIPGDPTRALASMGIYVFDTGFLIDQLVRDADDPASTHDFGRDIIPHVVANHRAHAHRLSASCIRDSEDTEPYWRDVGTVDAYWEANLELTKVTPALNLYDADWPIWTYQEQVPPAKFVFDDPDRRGTAVDSLVSGGTIVSGATVERSMLFTNIFVHSYSSIQDSVILPDVSVGRRCRLKRAVIDKGCMLPEDLVVGEDPDADAKRFHRTEGGVTLITPEMLGQPLHFGRS; this is encoded by the coding sequence ATGCTGTCGGCACCGGAACAATCCCGCTACGTCAGTCTGCTGACGAAGAGCACGCTGGCGCTCATCCTCGCCGGCGGCAGAGGCGCACGCCTGCGCCAGCTCACCGACTGGCGCGCCAAACCCGCCGTGCCCTTCGGCGGCAAGTTCCGCATCATCGACTTCCCGCTTTCGAATTGCATCAATTCGGGCATCCGCCGCATCGGCGTCGTCACGCAGTACAAGGCGCACAGCCTCATGCGCCACATCCAGCGCGGCTGGGGCTTTTTGCGCGGCGAGTTCAACGAGTTCGTCGAATTGCTCCCCGCGTCGCAGCGCGTCGAAGAAACCCTCTGGTATCAAGGTACGGCCGACTCGATCTACCAGAACCTCGACATCATCCGCGCACACTCGCCGGAACGGGTGCTCGTGCTCGCGGGCGATCAGGTCTACAAGATGGACTACGGCCAGATGCTCGCTCAGCATGCGGCGCAGGGTTCAGACGTGACCGTCGGCTGCATCGAGGTGCCGCTCGAGCGCGCGTCGGCGTTCGGCGTCATGGCAGTCGACCACGACGATCTCATCATCGCGTTCGCCGAGAAACCGGACGAGCCGACGCCGATCCCCGGCGACCCGACGCGTGCGCTCGCAAGCATGGGCATCTATGTCTTCGACACGGGCTTCCTCATCGATCAGCTCGTGCGCGACGCCGACGATCCTGCGTCGACGCACGACTTCGGCCGCGATATCATCCCGCACGTCGTCGCGAATCATCGCGCGCACGCACATCGGTTGTCTGCGAGCTGCATCCGCGATTCCGAAGACACGGAGCCGTACTGGCGCGACGTCGGAACGGTCGATGCCTATTGGGAGGCGAACCTCGAGCTGACAAAGGTGACGCCGGCGCTCAATCTCTACGATGCCGACTGGCCGATCTGGACGTACCAAGAACAAGTGCCGCCGGCGAAGTTCGTCTTCGACGACCCCGACCGGCGCGGCACGGCCGTCGACTCGCTCGTGTCTGGCGGCACGATCGTTTCCGGCGCGACTGTCGAACGCTCGATGCTGTTCACGAACATATTCGTCCACTCGTACTCGTCGATCCAAGATTCGGTCATCCTGCCCGACGTCTCGGTCGGACGGCGCTGCCGTTTAAAACGCGCCGTCATCGACAAGGGCTGCATGCTTCCCGAAGACCTCGTCGTCGGCGAGGACCCCGACGCGGACGCGAAGCGTTTCCACCGCACTGAAGGCGGTGTCACCCTCATCACGCCGGAGATGCTCGGCCAGCCGCTCCACTTCGGCCGCTCGTGA